A window from Anaerobaca lacustris encodes these proteins:
- a CDS encoding ABC transporter substrate-binding protein — protein sequence MKNAIWIVLLGVLAGVLVVVGVLRKGRTDGSHKIGVVPKETVSVYWEGVRQGALKAGKEEGYDILWNGPEVETDRERQVQIVEDMMAQKVAGIVLAPSDRKALVPVVEKVHERGIPCVIVDSGVDTENILSYMATDNYQGGVLAAQRMGQILDGKGRIIIVRWTPNSASTDARLAGFTETLAREHPEIQIVDAQYPSPPTTDKARDVTDDMLTRNPDVDGIFACNATTAGGALTALRNADQGQRRIKMIGFDAWPMVVDGLEKGDLDSLIIQNPFKMGYEGVKAIVRHMQGQTVPKEVDTGVELITQDRLADPKVRELLGSQI from the coding sequence ATGAAGAACGCGATATGGATTGTCCTTCTGGGGGTCCTGGCAGGAGTTCTCGTCGTCGTCGGCGTGCTACGCAAGGGCCGCACCGACGGATCGCACAAGATCGGCGTGGTGCCCAAAGAGACGGTCTCGGTCTACTGGGAAGGCGTGCGACAGGGCGCCCTGAAGGCGGGCAAGGAAGAAGGCTATGACATCCTCTGGAATGGGCCGGAGGTCGAGACCGACCGCGAGCGGCAGGTCCAGATCGTCGAGGACATGATGGCCCAGAAGGTCGCCGGCATCGTCCTGGCGCCCAGCGACCGCAAGGCGCTCGTCCCCGTCGTCGAGAAGGTCCACGAGCGCGGGATCCCGTGCGTGATCGTCGATTCCGGCGTCGATACCGAGAACATCCTCTCCTACATGGCGACCGACAACTATCAGGGCGGCGTCCTGGCCGCCCAGCGCATGGGCCAGATCCTCGACGGCAAGGGCCGCATCATCATCGTCCGATGGACCCCCAACTCGGCCTCGACCGATGCCCGACTGGCCGGCTTCACCGAGACGCTCGCCCGAGAGCATCCCGAGATCCAGATCGTCGACGCCCAGTACCCCAGCCCCCCCACCACGGACAAAGCCCGCGACGTCACCGACGACATGCTTACGCGAAATCCCGACGTCGACGGGATCTTCGCCTGCAACGCCACCACTGCCGGCGGCGCGCTGACCGCCCTGCGCAACGCCGACCAGGGCCAGCGAAGGATCAAGATGATCGGCTTCGACGCCTGGCCGATGGTCGTGGATGGGCTGGAGAAAGGCGACCTCGACAGCCTGATCATCCAGAACCCGTTCAAGATGGGTTATGAAGGAGTCAAGGCGATCGTTCGCCACATGCAGGGCCAGACCGTCCCCAAGGAGGTCGATACCGGCGTGGAGCTGATCACGCAGGATCGCCTTGCCGACCCGAAGGTCCGGGAGCTTCTCGGCTCGCAGATATGA